The following proteins are co-located in the Hyalangium minutum genome:
- a CDS encoding AHH domain-containing protein yields MSALVVAFLVGCSSIPRVPHVEDTGQGQAVVHIPRTVDLQLVVVKPEEFQQAMRRLAREVRLSGTPRQTVEKMFQMDPQFGNYLYLRADKKLVPLGSGEPWDGTLTQDDLETAERYRVWCQRVYNVYGDCLGGALVGGRYLDMHGRYIWALALSKSPVIDEMKKALGEMVEVRALINTVLWTLGSMLLILALNPVAPALVAVVGLGLILYVGYDTLRNLVTGWIQLMEEVKVATTFEQIRDAGERFGKLLGREAARAFAMLLMAAIGSTAKLFAAKVPTLPGSAQVAVQADGTAKISLSALGSVEEIALTAEGVSVTVAATAMTMGASGSGSTGPCIETHHIATICNDTSTARGGPWTPRFRELFTKAGMSMEDPANKMPLPGHKGPHPERYHQIVMDELAGATETCPSVVECREALAGALRKLAKQIATPGTELNQLVTRATPR; encoded by the coding sequence ATGAGCGCACTTGTCGTCGCGTTCCTCGTGGGATGCAGCAGCATCCCACGGGTCCCCCACGTGGAGGACACCGGCCAAGGCCAAGCCGTCGTCCACATTCCCCGCACGGTGGACCTGCAACTCGTCGTGGTGAAACCAGAGGAGTTCCAGCAGGCCATGAGGCGACTGGCGCGCGAGGTGCGACTGTCAGGCACCCCGCGTCAGACGGTGGAGAAGATGTTTCAGATGGACCCGCAGTTCGGCAACTACCTCTACCTGCGGGCGGACAAGAAGTTGGTGCCGCTGGGTTCGGGCGAACCCTGGGACGGCACGTTGACGCAAGACGATCTGGAGACGGCCGAGCGCTACCGGGTCTGGTGCCAGCGCGTTTACAACGTCTACGGGGACTGTCTCGGGGGCGCGTTGGTGGGTGGGCGCTACCTGGACATGCACGGCCGCTACATCTGGGCGCTGGCGCTGAGCAAGAGCCCGGTGATCGACGAGATGAAGAAGGCGCTGGGGGAGATGGTGGAAGTCCGCGCGCTCATCAACACGGTCTTGTGGACGTTGGGTTCCATGCTGCTGATCCTGGCGCTCAACCCCGTAGCTCCGGCGCTGGTGGCGGTGGTTGGCCTGGGGCTGATTCTGTACGTGGGTTACGACACGCTCCGCAACCTTGTCACCGGCTGGATCCAATTGATGGAAGAGGTGAAGGTGGCCACCACCTTCGAGCAGATCCGCGATGCGGGCGAGCGCTTCGGGAAGCTTCTCGGGCGAGAGGCAGCGCGCGCATTCGCCATGCTCCTGATGGCGGCCATTGGCTCGACGGCGAAGCTGTTCGCGGCCAAGGTGCCGACGCTGCCCGGCTCGGCGCAGGTGGCCGTGCAGGCCGATGGCACGGCAAAAATCTCGCTGTCCGCGTTGGGCTCAGTGGAGGAGATCGCGCTGACGGCGGAGGGCGTGAGCGTGACGGTGGCAGCCACCGCGATGACGATGGGGGCCAGTGGCAGTGGCAGCACAGGCCCCTGCATCGAGACGCACCACATCGCCACCATCTGCAACGACACGTCCACCGCGCGCGGGGGCCCGTGGACACCGAGGTTCCGGGAGCTCTTCACCAAGGCGGGAATGTCGATGGAGGATCCGGCGAACAAGATGCCTCTGCCGGGGCACAAAGGACCGCACCCCGAGCGGTATCACCAGATCGTCATGGACGAACTTGCCGGTGCAACGGAGACCTGTCCCAGCGTCGTGGAATGCCGGGAGGCGTTGGCTGGCGCACTCCGGAAACTGGCCAAGCAGATCGCCACCCCGGGAACAGAACTGAACCAACTCGTCACCCGAGCCACGCCACGATAA
- the fdhD gene encoding formate dehydrogenase accessory sulfurtransferase FdhD, with product MSREEKGVTRRTVVRFSEAEAAAPEEDSVAVEEPLEIRVSGDTVAITMRTPGQDRELAVGFLFSEGILRSVEDLGGVTYCGRPGEEGWGNIIEVTPAPGLVLEVERVNSSRRGTLTTAACGVCGRRSVDDLMAVCSPVPPGPALAPKVVGRATDRLRDLQRNFARTGGVHAAAVLDASGELLASAEDVGRHNAVDKVVGTLVLSGAVRSSRASPSLPAPPPEHPPTVLVVSGRASFEIVQKAAVARIPVVASVSAASSLAIDLAERSRVTLATFVRGGRFNVYTHPERLRRP from the coding sequence ATGAGCCGTGAGGAGAAGGGCGTCACGCGGCGGACGGTGGTGCGGTTCTCGGAGGCAGAGGCCGCCGCACCCGAGGAGGACTCGGTCGCCGTAGAGGAGCCGCTGGAGATCCGCGTCAGCGGCGACACGGTGGCCATCACCATGCGCACCCCGGGTCAGGACCGGGAGCTCGCCGTGGGCTTCCTGTTCTCCGAGGGCATCCTCCGCTCCGTGGAGGACCTGGGCGGTGTGACGTACTGCGGGCGTCCAGGTGAGGAGGGCTGGGGCAACATCATCGAGGTGACGCCCGCTCCCGGGCTGGTGCTCGAAGTGGAGCGAGTGAACTCCTCCCGCCGGGGAACGCTGACCACGGCGGCCTGCGGCGTCTGCGGACGGCGGAGCGTGGATGACCTGATGGCGGTGTGCTCACCGGTGCCGCCTGGACCCGCGCTCGCGCCGAAGGTGGTGGGCCGCGCCACCGATCGCTTGAGAGATCTCCAGCGCAACTTCGCGCGCACGGGCGGCGTTCACGCGGCGGCTGTGCTGGACGCGAGCGGGGAGCTGCTCGCTTCGGCCGAGGACGTGGGCCGGCACAACGCGGTGGACAAGGTGGTGGGCACGCTGGTGCTCAGTGGGGCGGTGCGTTCCTCTCGTGCCTCACCGAGCCTCCCGGCACCTCCGCCCGAACACCCGCCCACTGTCCTCGTGGTGAGCGGCCGCGCGAGCTTCGAGATCGTCCAGAAGGCGGCCGTTGCTCGCATTCCCGTGGTGGCCAGTGTGTCCGCGGCGAGCTCGCTCGCCATTGATCTCGCGGAGCGCTCCAGAGTGACGCTCGCCACGTTCGTGCGCGGCGGGCGCTTCAACGTCTACACACATCCGGAGCGGCTGCGGCGCCCCTAA
- a CDS encoding imm11 family protein: MSQRFFRLADDVNVPHRWHLAMPRDRQSLKVDDGQFRLGFPVLFKERLRIPVETAGTPLDFTEAGIMIPVVHVRVASMFAELAPDDVQLIPVDVEGQPDQYLILVATRRIHCIDEKASRIELWTHEDGVPHKVGQYFSVRDLRIDKSKVGSAQVLRCEGWTGPLIVSGEIKDALDRIGATGTRFEEV, translated from the coding sequence ATGTCCCAGCGTTTCTTCAGACTCGCCGACGATGTCAACGTCCCGCACCGCTGGCATCTAGCAATGCCCAGGGACCGACAGAGCCTCAAAGTGGATGACGGGCAGTTCAGGCTTGGCTTCCCCGTCCTCTTCAAGGAGCGATTGAGAATCCCCGTCGAGACTGCGGGCACACCGCTGGACTTCACAGAGGCGGGCATCATGATCCCGGTGGTTCATGTCCGGGTCGCGTCCATGTTCGCAGAGCTGGCCCCAGATGATGTGCAACTGATCCCCGTGGACGTGGAGGGCCAGCCGGATCAGTACCTCATCCTTGTGGCCACACGCCGCATCCACTGTATCGACGAAAAGGCATCCCGGATCGAACTCTGGACGCATGAGGACGGAGTGCCTCACAAGGTCGGTCAGTATTTCTCCGTGCGCGACCTGCGCATCGACAAGTCCAAGGTGGGGAGCGCCCAGGTGCTTCGGTGCGAGGGGTGGACGGGCCCGCTGATCGTCTCCGGGGAGATCAAGGACGCCTTGGATCGCATAGGGGCCACAGGCACGAGGTTCGAGGAGGTCTAG